From Echinicola jeungdonensis, the proteins below share one genomic window:
- a CDS encoding DUF294 nucleotidyltransferase-like domain-containing protein: MMERTKPFVDLPEKALNEIKAQRQEVFYSKPKRLYLQNHSSIEGFDFIVEGEYEGFFYDRNQNKRRVEKFGPGKMFGGISYLYNKGVSLQTVDVKENTKVHRLSHKLFNKLCDDYPEFRNHFILEIGKRMLDQEFVHFIKGATHYPQQNNITSDSFYSHKVASLNPRELVTCAPFTSIQEVANLMADHKTSCVFIKGEQDKILGYVTDITLRDQVIAKNIPTHTPVEEVMKTDMVSIDTDAYIYESLLLMFQTKTRYLLVAKDGKYVGFISRNKLLSEQSQSPFLFIQSVKQATSIEELKIKWSQVPATVHQLLERGVKSETVNQVVTTVSDTIALRVIDQVIHEVGPPPSRFVFITLGSEGRKEQTLKTDQDNAIIYEDKANEQRELVRKYFLKFAEKVSENLNTIGFSFCKGGFMAKNPKWTHSLSHWKRNYDAWMTESTQETVMKYSTFFDNRAIYGDFSILEELHVYMDKQLEVPLERFFYNMATNALQYEPPLTFFKGIKTFTVGEQKVFDIKKAMTPIVDITRVFALKHKIFLTNTGERLNALKEKGHLTEKECQELKQSYYYLMGLRLDRQAQQIMIDKAEPENFISIDSLTKIEKVTIIEIFKVIRNFQMKVKIDFTNTIF; this comes from the coding sequence ATGATGGAGCGTACCAAGCCTTTTGTGGACCTTCCGGAAAAGGCATTAAATGAAATAAAGGCTCAAAGACAAGAAGTCTTTTATTCAAAACCCAAACGTTTGTACCTTCAAAACCATTCCAGCATTGAAGGCTTTGATTTTATTGTTGAAGGAGAATATGAAGGATTTTTTTATGACCGGAATCAAAACAAAAGAAGGGTTGAAAAATTTGGCCCGGGAAAGATGTTTGGTGGAATTTCTTACCTGTATAATAAAGGGGTGTCCTTGCAGACGGTGGATGTAAAAGAAAACACCAAGGTGCATCGATTGAGTCATAAGTTGTTTAATAAATTATGTGACGATTACCCGGAATTCAGGAATCATTTTATTTTGGAAATTGGAAAAAGGATGCTGGATCAGGAATTTGTCCATTTTATCAAAGGAGCCACACACTACCCCCAGCAAAATAATATCACTTCCGATAGTTTTTATTCCCATAAAGTAGCTTCCCTCAACCCCAGAGAGTTGGTTACCTGTGCACCTTTCACCTCCATTCAGGAAGTGGCCAATTTAATGGCTGACCATAAAACCAGCTGTGTTTTTATCAAAGGGGAACAAGACAAAATTTTGGGTTATGTCACCGATATTACTTTAAGGGATCAGGTTATTGCCAAAAATATTCCCACGCATACGCCAGTGGAAGAAGTCATGAAAACTGATATGGTATCTATTGATACAGATGCCTATATCTATGAATCCCTATTACTAATGTTCCAGACTAAAACCAGGTACCTCCTGGTCGCCAAGGACGGAAAGTATGTTGGTTTTATCTCCAGGAACAAATTGCTTAGTGAGCAGTCACAATCGCCATTCCTATTTATCCAGTCTGTAAAACAGGCCACTTCAATTGAGGAACTTAAAATTAAATGGTCCCAGGTCCCTGCCACTGTTCACCAACTGCTGGAAAGAGGGGTAAAATCTGAGACGGTCAATCAAGTGGTCACCACTGTTTCAGACACCATTGCTCTGAGAGTTATAGATCAGGTTATACATGAAGTGGGGCCTCCTCCCTCCCGATTTGTTTTTATCACTTTGGGAAGTGAGGGCAGAAAGGAACAAACCCTCAAAACCGATCAAGACAATGCCATTATTTATGAAGACAAAGCCAATGAACAACGGGAACTGGTAAGAAAATATTTTCTGAAATTTGCCGAAAAGGTATCTGAAAACCTGAACACCATCGGATTTAGCTTTTGCAAAGGAGGCTTTATGGCAAAAAATCCCAAATGGACCCATTCCCTTTCGCATTGGAAAAGGAATTATGATGCCTGGATGACGGAATCCACTCAGGAAACGGTGATGAAATATTCCACTTTCTTTGACAACAGGGCCATTTATGGGGATTTTTCCATTTTGGAGGAACTACATGTCTATATGGATAAACAATTGGAAGTACCTTTGGAAAGGTTCTTTTACAATATGGCCACTAATGCCTTACAATATGAACCCCCTCTGACCTTTTTTAAAGGCATCAAAACGTTCACAGTTGGGGAGCAAAAAGTTTTTGATATCAAAAAAGCCATGACTCCGATAGTCGACATTACTCGGGTTTTTGCTTTGAAACATAAAATATTCCTAACCAACACTGGAGAAAGGCTGAATGCATTGAAAGAAAAAGGCCATTTGACGGAAAAGGAATGCCAGGAACTCAAACAATCCTATTATTACCTGATGGGCCTGAGGTTGGACAGGCAGGCCCAGCAAATAATGATTGACAAAGCTGAACCCGAAAATTTCATCAGCATTGACAGTCTTACCAAAATCGAAAAAGTCACAATCATTGAAATTTTTAAAGTCATTAGAAATTTCCAGATGAAGGTCAAAATTGATTTTACCAATACGATTTTCTAG
- a CDS encoding HAD family hydrolase, translated as MSERQRTFIFDMNGTIIDDMQYHTKAWYQLFNEDLGANLTWDEVKVEMYGKNPEVLERVFGEGKFSDEEAEKWSMIKEKRYQEEYRPHLGLIDGLDDFFERAKSKGVKMAIGSAAIPFNVDFVLDNLNIRDYFQSIVTADNVKISKPHPETFLLGAQELGVKPEDCVVFEDAPKGVEAAQNAGMKSVVLTTAHPKKDFEAYDNVLAFIEDYNDPFIKSML; from the coding sequence ATGAGTGAGAGACAACGGACTTTTATTTTCGATATGAATGGGACCATCATTGATGATATGCAATATCATACCAAGGCCTGGTATCAGCTTTTTAATGAGGATTTGGGAGCCAACTTGACCTGGGATGAGGTTAAAGTGGAAATGTATGGTAAAAATCCCGAAGTCTTGGAAAGGGTTTTTGGAGAGGGGAAATTTTCTGATGAGGAAGCCGAAAAATGGTCTATGATCAAAGAAAAAAGATATCAAGAGGAATATAGGCCTCACTTGGGATTGATTGATGGATTGGATGATTTTTTTGAAAGGGCAAAAAGTAAGGGTGTGAAAATGGCCATTGGTTCGGCAGCCATTCCCTTCAATGTGGATTTTGTGTTGGATAATCTTAACATACGGGATTATTTTCAATCCATTGTCACTGCGGATAATGTGAAAATAAGCAAGCCACATCCGGAAACCTTTTTGCTGGGTGCGCAGGAATTAGGTGTAAAACCTGAGGATTGTGTAGTATTTGAAGATGCACCCAAAGGGGTAGAAGCGGCTCAGAATGCGGGTATGAAATCTGTAGTGCTTACTACCGCCCACCCCAAAAAGGACTTCGAAGCCTATGACAATGTGCTGGCTTTTATAGAAGATTATAATGACCCTTTTATCAAATCCATGTTATAG
- a CDS encoding S66 peptidase family protein, protein MNKRTFIKSIGLSALIPMVGCQNRLFSASSVQKPEDPLLPKPLNRGDLVGLVSPSAATNEEILFQFAEETLLALGLKVLKGQHLEGRRGHLAGTDEERAADLNHMFATPEVKAIICIRGGSGAARILPLLDYESIKSNPKPILGYSDITALHNGIYAQTKLITFHGPNGTGSWNSFNVGQFENLFFNQQLMRYENEQIPNDDLIIKKNRIQTIRPGIAEGTIVGGNLTVLTALAGSPYLPDFTNKILFLEDVGEEPYRIDRMMSTLKLMGALDKIKGFIFGQCSDCTPSNGYGSLTVWQILQDYIKPLEIPAYYGAMIGHISKQFIIPIGAHIKMDADKGVFEMTHSVFQKG, encoded by the coding sequence ATGAACAAAAGGACTTTTATTAAATCCATTGGGCTTTCGGCCTTAATACCCATGGTGGGATGTCAAAACCGTCTTTTTTCCGCTTCATCTGTCCAAAAACCTGAAGACCCTTTACTTCCAAAGCCCTTAAACAGGGGAGATTTGGTGGGCCTGGTAAGTCCTTCAGCTGCAACAAATGAAGAAATTCTTTTTCAATTTGCAGAGGAAACTCTTCTGGCACTGGGGTTAAAAGTGCTCAAAGGTCAACACCTGGAAGGCAGAAGGGGCCATTTGGCCGGGACTGATGAGGAAAGAGCAGCTGACCTCAACCATATGTTTGCCACCCCTGAAGTCAAGGCCATTATTTGCATCCGGGGAGGCTCGGGGGCTGCAAGAATTTTACCTTTATTGGATTACGAATCCATCAAAAGCAACCCCAAGCCCATATTAGGGTATAGTGACATCACCGCCTTACACAATGGCATTTATGCTCAAACCAAGCTTATCACTTTCCATGGACCCAATGGAACGGGAAGCTGGAATAGTTTTAATGTAGGGCAATTCGAGAATTTATTTTTCAACCAACAATTGATGCGGTATGAAAACGAACAAATTCCAAATGATGATCTGATCATAAAAAAGAATAGGATACAAACCATCCGTCCGGGAATAGCAGAAGGAACCATCGTTGGAGGTAACTTAACGGTTTTGACGGCTTTGGCTGGATCTCCCTATCTTCCTGACTTCACTAATAAAATTCTGTTTTTGGAAGATGTGGGAGAAGAACCTTACCGGATAGACCGAATGATGAGCACCCTGAAGCTAATGGGGGCATTAGATAAAATCAAAGGTTTTATTTTTGGCCAATGTTCTGACTGCACCCCTTCCAATGGATATGGCTCATTGACGGTTTGGCAGATTTTGCAGGATTATATTAAACCTTTGGAAATCCCTGCCTATTACGGTGCCATGATTGGTCATATCTCCAAGCAGTTTATTATCCCTATAGGCGCCCACATTAAAATGGATGCAGACAAAGGTGTTTTTGAAATGACTCATTCTGTTTTCCAAAAGGGATAA
- a CDS encoding SGNH/GDSL hydrolase family protein: MTPNAYLALGDSYTIGEGVPLKSNFPNQLVKLLNDKGYSFASPEIVAKTGWTTEELLEGIKKAGLEDKTFDLVTLLIGVNNQYREWSLDKYRDEFRLLLDQAIAFAGGDSQKVFVLSIPDWSVSPFGQQHSKSGEKIAREIDAYNQAKKEISNESNVHFVEITTHYREVGHFPKMVVKDQLHPGTDVYLFWAKKLADLVARQLE, translated from the coding sequence ATGACCCCAAATGCATATCTTGCTTTAGGTGATTCCTATACCATCGGAGAAGGTGTCCCTCTGAAATCAAATTTCCCCAACCAATTGGTGAAGCTATTAAATGACAAAGGCTATTCTTTTGCCTCTCCCGAGATAGTTGCTAAAACAGGTTGGACTACAGAAGAGCTTTTGGAGGGGATCAAAAAAGCAGGACTAGAAGACAAAACCTTTGATTTGGTAACGCTTTTGATCGGGGTCAACAACCAGTATAGGGAATGGAGCCTTGATAAATACAGAGACGAATTCCGACTGCTATTGGACCAGGCAATAGCATTTGCCGGGGGCGATTCCCAAAAGGTTTTTGTGCTTTCCATTCCGGATTGGAGTGTTTCACCTTTTGGCCAACAGCATTCCAAAAGTGGAGAAAAAATAGCCCGTGAAATAGATGCTTACAATCAGGCCAAAAAGGAAATCTCTAATGAAAGTAATGTCCATTTTGTGGAAATCACCACCCATTACCGGGAAGTGGGACATTTCCCAAAAATGGTGGTGAAGGACCAACTCCATCCAGGAACTGATGTATATTTATTTTGGGCGAAAAAATTGGCTGACCTGGTGGCCAGGCAATTAGAATAA